Within Bdellovibrionales bacterium, the genomic segment GTCTTGGACTGCGGAGTAAAAGAAAATTTGAATAGTAACAATGTGGAATCGTGTTTTGATTCAAATCAAGACGTATTTAGTCATCTCCTTAATACTATCTTCATGATAAGCTAGCCTTGACTGGATTTTTCGCCGCCTGGCTGGAAGCTTTTGTAGTCCCAGGGGGTAACGTGTGAAGAGAGGTCTTCGCTTAGCAACCACAATTCTCTTCACATCTCTATTTCACTGCTCAGGCAAAATCAAAACTGAGGTCCAACCGTCAATTCGATTTTCCAATTATTCGGAAACATTTGATTTCCAGAAGCTTGAAAGTGGCATGCTCATACCTCCACAAGAATTCGGTTACTGGAATGCATAAGGCGAGACTTTCCAGCTGACCAAAGATAAAATACTTGTGCTTTGGACAAGGCTACACAATGGAGACGACCATGCCCCGGCCGCATTTTGGGTCGAGTTATCAAGTACGGCGATTCAGATTGCGCGGTATCGAATGCCCTTCAAGTCTTGGGTCCAATCGGAAACGACTACCATGCAGCCAATCCGAATATTGTTAAGGTTGGCAATCGCGTGGCCCTGTATTACATGGAGAAGTATCTGGGAGGAAATTTTCACGAGTTTCAATCACAAATTAAGCTCTTCTGGCTCAACTGGGACGAGAACTCAAGCCAATTGAGTTTCACATATGGAGGTTGCGTCACCTGCGATCTCCCCGAAGGATATTACTAACGGCCGGGTTAATAGGAAGTCGGATGACACGATTTTAATTTTTTGGAATGACAACCCATCACACTCCCACGGTCCGAGACGGCCTCTGTCCTATGCTCGATCAATTGATCGGGGAAACAGCTTTTGATTGAAGGCGTTTCATCCAAACGAACGCGCCCGGCATCTACTTCAAATACTATGCATTTTCCAAGCCTACTAGCCAGAGTTTGTGCTAGGCTGCGTAAGTTTCGTGACTGGCCACTGCAAATATTAAAAAGCCGAACGAAACTAGACTCAGAAAAGTTCGCCCCCGATTTAACAACCAATTCAAATGCCCTCACCAAATCAAACACAGAACCAATGTCCCTACGGACGTCCACATTCCCAACAGGGACCCTCACTTCCATGCTTTCGGACTGCATTAAAGCGTTGTAAACATGAGGGAGAAAAAAATCCCCGCCCTGAGACTTGTGGGAATGGTTGAACAGCCGCAGAATTGTTGCCCTGCCACCATATATTTCCATAAAATCCCGAATGGAATTCTCAGCATACAATTTAGAACGGCTATAAACATTGCCTGGTCTAACCGGAGATTCTTCAGTCAAGACAACTTCTGCATATCCTTTAACCGAGTCATAGACTTGAGCCGTACTCGCAAAGATGAAATGAGCCTTTGACTTGCACTTGAGCATTTGCTCCAACAGATTGGCCGTGCCAGCCAAATTGGTCTGAAATGTTTTTCCGGAATCCGCCTCGCAAATATGATATGCGCTGAGAGCAGCGAGATGCACAACAGCATCCCAATCCCCATTTTTAAGAGCAGCCGCCAAACCGCGAGAATCTAAGATATCCCCTTCAAACGGAAAAGCCGACCAACCAAGTTTTTCAAAGTGACGATTGAGACCTGATCCAACAAATCCGGAGGCTCCGGTCAAAAAAACCCTCACCCCTATACTCCCATCCTACTCTTGCCAACAAATGCAAGATCTGAATCCACCATCATATTGACGAGGGTATTAAAGCTAGTCTTTGGCTCCCACCCCAACTTTTGCTGGGCTTTGGCACTTGAACCGATCAGCAAGTCAACCTCAGCCGGACGATAAAACCGTTCATCGATCTTGACATACTTTTTATAATCAAGGTCTGCTCTTGTGAATGCGAGCTCCACGAACTCACGCACAGAGTGAGCCTCATCAGTTGAAACAACATAATCGCCAGGAGTATCCTGCTGCAGTATGAGCCACATGGCTTCGACATAGTCGCCAGCAAAACCCCAATCCCTTTTCGCATCAAGGTTTCCCAACCGCAACTCAGTTGCCAAACCATGCTTGATCAACGCCACATGGTAGGAAATTTTTCGAGTAACAAATTCAATTCCACGACGAGGAGATTCGTGATTAAACAAAATACCGCTGGACGCATGCATATCAAAAGACTCACGATAGTTGACAGTGATCCAGTGTCCATAAAGTTTCGCTACACCATAAGGTGATCGAGGATAAAATGGCGTAGCCTCACTCTGAGGCACTTCTTGCACCTTCCCAAACATCTCAGAACTAGATGCCTGATAGAAACGAGCCTTCGGGGCAACCCTTCTGACTGCTTCCAAGAGGCGAGTCACTCCTGTTGCAGTGAACTCTGCCGTGAGAACCGGCTGATGCCAGGAGGTTTGTACAAAGCTCTGTGCTGCCAAATTATAGATCTCATCAGGTTTCGATTCCTCCACTGCTGCTAGCAAGGAAGACTGATCTAAAAGGTCCCCAGACAAGAGCTCTATCTTATCCAAAATATGTGAAATCCGGTCGGTTACGATAGTGCTTGACCGACGTGTCAAACCGTAAACCTTGTAACCCTTTTCAAGCAAAAGCTCCGCAAGGTAAGACCCATCCTGTCCTGTTATTCCTGTAACCAACGCCTTTTTCATACCACAAGCCCTCTTCCCCATTTCGTTGGATAGTTCTTCCCACTTCTAGAAACAAGCAGGATGCCAGGAGTCGAATACCCGATGAAGCCGAAAAGATCGAGTAAATTTTGATCTTCCTAGTAGAATTATTTTGTATTTGAAACCGTCTCTCTTGGAGTTAGCAGATCTCAGCTCATCTTCAGTCCCATTCCCTCGATACATCTTCATTCCCACCAAAAATGGGAAATAAAGTTAAGCCACTAGCAATATAATTGCGCTCGCGTTCATTGAAGGCAAAGGCTAGATCCACCTCTCCGCGGCGGGTCAGGCAAGTTCGCTTGTCTAATATGCCTAAATTCCTACGCGGTGCTTAACTTCACTCCTCAAACTGACGAAAACGGAGAGGCGGCACCAAGAATTGTTAAAGATCAGGAGGATAATGAGAGCTTAGCATTCGAGTCACCAGCTTTGGGAAAATTATCCCAGCCATCCGCCCCAAATGGACAACCTCGGGATGATGCCATGCATTTTGAAAAATGTTGTTAAATCTCTTTGTCTATTGATGTATCCCGAATACCCAATTGGAAGCGGATGATCTAGCCACATCTTACGACCGAGACTGGTGTACAAATGATAGGAATTGTTATTCCCAGCTATAATGAGCACGACGGGCTTGTAGCTCTTTGCGAAAGTGTAAAAGCAACAGTCAAACAATCTCACATGATTGTCGTCGTCGATGATTCACCAAATCTAAAAACTGTTGACACCCTGAAAGATTTTAAACATCCAAAACTGATTGTCATCCACCGAAAAACAAAGGGAGGGCGCGGATCAGCGGTCATCGAAGGAATTGAAAAATGTGTCAATTTAGGCTGCACACAGATTGTAGAAATGGACGCTGACTTTTCTCACCCGACTGAAGAGTTGTCACTTCTGATGACTGAGGCGTCTCAACAAAGACTCGGACTCCTTATCGGCTCCAGATATCTACCACAAAGTCAGATTATTAATTGGCCATTGTCTCGTCGAATTTTTTCGCGATGTGCCAATTGGCTGGCGAGGCGAATCCTTGGGGTCCCCATTCACGATTACACCAACGGTTACCGTTGCTACTCGCGGGCCGCGGCCATTCACATCGTCAAAACCTGTGGCAAACTTGGAAAAGGCTTTATTGCCTTAAGTGAAATTTTAGTTAATCTCTATTTTTCCGGATTTACGGTAAGTGAGAGACCAACTGTTTTTCGAAATCGAGTGCGGGGCGAAAGCTCTGTTAATTTGACTGAAATCAGTGGGGCCCTGGTTGGACTCATGCGTATTTATGGACTCAAACGAAAGTTGCAGGCTCAGAATGAACAATTGGCAAGAAGCAATAGTTAAGGAATTTAAAGCTCGCCAAGCACTTCAGTTGGCAAATAGCGCTGAATTCCCTCTCATGGAAAACTGCTTTAACGAAGACGAGATCCTGGCCGGGGTTGAGGTCATGCTCTCCGGGCAGTTAACGATGGCCAAAAATGTCGTAGATTTTGAACAAGACTTTTGCCGCCGCACAGGCTCTCCATTTGCAGTGATGGTAAACTCTGGTTCTTCGGCGAACCTTCTCGCCGTAGCAGTCGCTATGAATCCCTTGCGAAAAGGATATCTGAAGACCGGTGATGAGATTCTCCTCCCTGCTGTCTGTTGGTCGACAAGTCTCTGGCCGCTCGTTCAGTTTGGCCTTAAACCTGTCTTTGTCGATGTGAATCCTCGAACACTCAATATGGATCTCAGCGATGCTGCCAAAAAAATCACCTCGAAAACCAGGGGTGTTTTCACGGTGCATATTCTTGGCAATTCTCCAGATATGGGCGCTCTTCAAAAGTTTGTTTCAGAACATGGCCTCATTCATATCGAAGACACTTGCGAATCTCTGGGCTCGACCCATAATGGTAAGTTCCTCGGAAATGTCGGAGACATGGGTTGCTATTCATTTTACTACTCCCATCACCTAACCACTGGTGAGGGCGGAATGGTCACCTGCAAGACTCAAGAAGATGCTGACTTGCTGCGATGCCTACGTGCACATGGTTGGACTCGAAACTTATCTAATCGCCAGGAGATCGAGAACAAGCATAGCGAAATTGATTCTCGATTTTTATTTGTTAATTCTGGATTTAATCTTCGCCCAACAGATGTCGCCGCAGCAATTGGTATCGTTCAGCTAAAGAAGATGGGAACGATGAATAGCAATCGCGTCAAGAATTATGAGAACCTGCGGCTGGCTTTGACGAACCATCCACATTGGAGAGGTCAGCTTGAGTTTATCGAACCAACCCCTGGCACCAAGCCTGTTTGGTTTGGATTTTGTGCGCTTTTAAATCAAAAATTTGCCAGTGATAAGAAAGAGTACCTGTCCGAACTTTCAAAATGTGGAATTGAAAACCGCCCGATTGTGAGCGGCAATTTTGTCAGGCAGCCAGCGCTCAAGCTTTATGGGCTCGAGCAGAATCCAGAAGACTTTCCGGGAGCAGAAGAAATCGATAAAAGAGGTTTCTTTATTGGACTACACACCACTCCCTTGAATGCAGAAAAGATTTTGCGCCTCGCCGATCTTCTTTTGAAACCTCTTTCTTAGGGAAGAGGGTGACTTCTTGCGCGTTTCTTGGTTTCGATATGTAAATCTCTGCCTCAGTCTTTCCTGGTTAGCCCTCGTCTATTTTTTTTTCGATCGGCACCCTTGGCCTTGGCCAGATGAGGCGCTCTACGCAGATATCGCTCAAAATTTTGTTGAGAGCGGCACAATGGGCATTTCTTTTTTTAAAGGATATTTTACCCAGATTGAGTCCCACCAGCACTTCTATCCTCCCTTTTATTTTTTGAGCTTGGCCTTATTGCTGATTATTTTTCCTCTTTCTCTTATAAGCTTAAGAGCCTTTTCTCTTTTTTGTTTGGTCGGAACCATTTTTTGGATTTGGAAAGCATTGAACCGGCAATTCAAGCCGATCTCATTTTTGGGGATGAGTCTCCTGATCCTATTTGACCCCGTCGTCTTGCGTGGCAGCCTGGTCGGTCGCATGGATACCCTTGGCGTCTTACTTATTCTAGGATCTTTGCTCACCCTGCATGTGGCCGAAAGGGATTCAAAAGGGAAAAAGAAAATCTATCATCTTCTTTTAACGGGGATCCTTGGCAGCCTTGCTTTCCTCACTCACCCAATGGCTTGGACCGCACCCGCAACATTAGGAATTTACTCTCTTTGGGCTCTTTATAAAAAATCTCTCACGATCCATGAGGTTTTATTGATTGCATCCTCCGGATTGATCGCATCAATGCCATATGTTGTTTGGGTCGCTCTTGATAAAGCTTATTTTTTTGAGCAATTCCAAGCCCAAGTGGCTCGTAAAGCTTTTGTATCGCCAAAAAGCATCTCTGAAGGAATGAGTTCTTACGAGGTTCTTTTCAAACAATACTCCCTGATCAAGCCTGCCGGAATATTTCTTGCGGTTCTATCTTGGAGCGGCCTCATTTGGTTTTCACTTAAGGATTTTAAAGCACTTAAGTTTGTCATAGCTCATCTCATCGCGGTGTGCCTGGCCTCTTACAGTCGCGAAATGTGGTATCCTCTTTATTTTATTTTGACGGGCTCAATAGGACTGCTTTATCTCTTAGATCGGTGCAAACCACAGGTCTCTTCATTTTTGATCTTGTCTCTTTTGATAATTTTTTCTTATTCTCACCTCAAGAAAATTGAAGAACTCAGAGGATTTAACTATGGACTCTATTGCGCTGAAATCGTGAAGATGGTTGGTGCCGAACAGAGGGTTTTCTTGGCCTCAGTACCAGATCCCTATTTTTGTTTTGCTTCAAAAAAGATTTCATTTGGGCAGTTCATTCCTGGTGCAATCCCCGTCAATGTCGAAAAAGCATTTAAGAAATTTGACGAATACAAAGTTTTTATTGGCGGAGAGGACTGGTTCGGCGAACACCTCAAAGAATATTTAACTGAGCGAGCTGGCCAATTTAAAAAACAAGAAGGTCACTTTGCGGGCTTTCCATTCAAGGTTTGGAAGCGTGAGTAGATTAAAAGTACCCGTATTGAAGCGCCGCTTCCTCCACATGGCAGTTCTCGCTGCCATTCTTGGGGCTGGAATTTTCTTGACATCTTATAGCCCAAATGTAAGGGGCACTCTTGTTGGGAAGTGGAACGATCACACCTCAAATATTTTATCTGCTCAAGTTTTTTGGAAAAAGGGATTTCGAATATACACAGAGCCCACTGAGGCTTTCAAACAACTGCTGGCCCCCCACTTCGATGAAATAGTGAGCCCAATCCTACCTCGCCACTACCCTCCGGGCCTTTGGATCATATTGTTTCCAATCACATTTGCAGAACAACATCAATGGATCAGCCTCGACCTCGCAAGTCGGCTGAGTCTCGCTCTTTATTTCCTATTTGCTTTAACGACGATTTGTTTAATTTTCCAACTTACGAGCGCCTACTGGGCCTCGCTCTCTTCGCGACTCGCACGGACAAGTTTGGCGGCTTTTACTATTTTGAGCGCTGTCGAGCTTGCAAGATGGGCCCTAAATGGAATGTACGACCCAGTCTCTGTCCTCCTTTTGCTTTTGTCGATAAAAGCCTATGAAAGGAGTCGATTCTCTCATGCGCTTGTCTATTATTCCTTAGCACTATTTTTTCATTTTCGCGCCTTGTGGTTGGCTCCTCTCTCGCTCTTTGCCTTCGTTAACTACTTCAGATCTAGTTCCGATACAGCATTCAAGACTATCCTGAATCCGAAAGTTATTTTTTCAGGAGTTCTTACTGTTTTAAGTCTGGTCAGTTTTGTTTTAGCGGCACCTGGTCTCAAAAATTTGCCAATTAACAATTATTTTTTTATGGGCCTTCCCTCCGAAATTCACTGGTGGAGATTCTCCCTTTTTATCCTAATGACTGTAATCGTGGGCGGTAATTGTTACAAAAGCGGAGGTTTTTTGGCATTGAGTTGTATCGCTTGGGCAAGTTTTATGTGGCTGCTCACCCTCTCATTCAACAATGGTACGTTCTTTTTCTTATACCCATCGCCACTCTTTTATTTTCTCAAAATTTCGAAACCCAACGTCGCGCCCAGGTTGTTAATCTGATCGCACTGTGGTGGGCAGGAACATGCATTTTGCTCATGCGAAATTCTCCATTTGAATTTCGATTCTTCCATGAAATTATTGATCTATTTATTTAACTCTGTATGGCACTATTTTTTCTTGGAATACATGCACTTTATATTCCATAACTCAGCAGGTGCCATTAAAAAATCACTCAGCCTGAGCTTTGAACCAGCAATGTCATGCCATTGATTCAAGGGAAGCTCGTGAATGATTGCAGAGCCTTTTTCTTTGTATTGTGGAGTCGTCATTATTCGAAACAATAGCTCGATATCAAAAAGCCAGCGAGACGTCAGAGGTTCTAAAAATATACTTTGTGCGATTTCTCTTCGAAAAATTTTTGCCCCACATTGGGTGTCGTAAACTGGGAGGCCTAGCACCAAACTCGCCAAAGTAGCAAATACTCTGCCGATATAGTGTCTGTACCAATGTCGCACAATATTGGCCCCAAGCCTTAGAATCCTCGCGCCCATGACTAGGCTGACCATGGGATTTTCCTCAATAATTCGCCGAAAAGATTTTATTTCAGAGAGAGGAGTTGCGAGATCCGCATCCCAAAACCCCAACCAATCACACTGAGTTTCCGAAAGTAGTTTTAATATTCCCTCACGTACGCTGGCGGCCTTGCCTAAGTTGTTCGGTCGATCAATAACCAGTGTTTGTTCTGGATACTTCTTAGAAATACCCTTAAGGACCGATCCCGTCTCGTCTCGACTGCCATCATTGACAAAACAAAATACCAGCTCGAAAGATTTATCTTCGTCGAGAAATTGGCTAAAGGATTTCACATCGAGGCGCTTCGCCTCATTAAAGCATGGAATCACCAATCCAATTTTCACGGCATCTCCCGTAAATGATTCACCCCTGAAGCTTCTGCCAGGTCACTGTTCGGCATAGATCACCTTCGAACCATCATTTTCAAAGCGAAACGGTCGATGGTCCATGCCATTGGCTTCAAGAACTTTGGCTATTTGCTCGCGCTTTTCAGGGGGACAGCAAACAAGCAAAAATCCACCTCCGCCGGCACCAAGTACCTTTCCACCAAAAGCTCCATTGTCCATTGCCAATTGGTATTGAGTATCAATGTCACTGCTCGACACTCCGCGAGCCATTCCTTTTTTTAAGACCCAGCCTTTATGAAGGAGATCTCCAAAGGCATCAAATCGACCCGCGTGAAGTGTCTCTCGCCCTTTCGAGACCAGCTCAACCATCTTCTTGAGGCGTTCAATTTTTTCAGGAAACATCATGTTTGCCTTTTGCTCACTCAAAATCGCAGAAGCCGGTCGATTTTTACCCGTGTAAAACAACATGAGGTGTTCTTGAAAAGCCTCATAATAATCTGGATTTAAAAATAAGGGCTCAACCTTTACTCGTTCATCGGCTGAGTATGAAATGACGTTAAGTCCGCCATATGCCGCCGCATACTGATCTTGCTTCCCGATTGGTTCTCCCAAATCTTGAATTTCGACCTCGCAGGCCTCACGTGCGATTTGCTCTTTTGTGACAAACCGACCTTGTCTCGAATACAAATTGTGCAAAACTCCCACCGTAAAGCAGGAAGAAGACCCCAACCCCGTCCCAGAAGGAATATCAGAAATCGAACTGACTTCTAGTCCACCTTTAATATCCAATCTCTCTATAACTCGCCGTAATATCGGGTGTTCAATTTTGGCGACTGAATCCACAGTCTCCGTTTTTGAATATTTCATACGGAATTGATTTCGCTCAAAAAAATCATGAGACGAGATGTACATGTACTTATTAATGGTCACACTTAGGGTCGCCCCGGGAGATTGCTGGTAAAACCCAGGGAGGTCGCTTCCGCCGCCTAAGAAGCTCATTCGAAAGGGAGTTTTGGTAATAATCACTTTTTCAACTCCCCGTTTGGAATACTCAAAATAAAATCAATGGCCTCGCTCAGTTGCACAAACGTTCGATCTGGTTTCTCATTTTTAAACTCACCGACTCTGCCCGGACCTTGAGCTAAGCCAAAACACATTCTCAACTCAGCGGCCCGTCCGGTACCGATGTCCCGCCAAGTATCGCCTACAATAAAAGATTTAGATAGGTCGATATTAAAAAATTGGGCCGCACGTTGAAGCATTCCAGGTGCGGGTTTACGGCAATCACAGAAGCACGCGTAGGCATTTTTTTCGCCTCCATCCTGCCCGTCGGGATGATGGGGACAAAAATAGATGGAGTCAAACCATGCTCCCTTTTCGCCTAAAATGAACTCCATCTTTTTGTGGAGTTCCCTGATTCCCTTTTCGGTCCCGAAGCCTTTTGCAACCAGTGGCTGGTTGGTGACCACAATGGCCAAATACCCAGACTTATTTATTCTTTTTAATGCATCCGCCACATCATCAAAAAGTTCTAACTTATTTGCGTCGTAAAGAAAATCAACGTGTTTACAAACAACTCCGTCACGATCTAAAAAAATGGCTGGACGAGGATTGCGACGATTGAGTTTCTTAATCTTGCCACTCAAATAATCCTCTTCTACGGCCAACAGACGATCAGGGCTTCCCATGTCTTTAAGGTACTCGGCCGAAGGATAAGCATAAAAACTCTCCTTTGAAACCAAATAGGGAAAAACGTCTCTCCCCAAATCCAAGGTTTTGCCATTGACCAAATAATTAAAAATGCGAGGGTTCAGCAAATACACGGCGGCATTCACTTGGTTATGATAAAAGCGACCCGGATCATGCGGCTTTCCATGAAACACCGATATTCGAAAATCATCTTCAAACTCCACAAGGTCGCTATCATGGGGATGGTCGTTTGGATGAACCATTAAAGTCGCGCAAGGATTCTGCTTCTGAAAATGAAAACGCCATAGAGATTCAATGTTCATATCAACCATGACATCCCCGTACACGACCAAAAATGGAAGAGATTCACCCTCAGGGAGCGGGAGGGGCAGCGGCCACGACGAAGCACTCTGACTTTCCTGACGAATTTGAGTCTCTGCTTCCTTCAATGCGCCCGCCGTACCAAGTGGCTCACTCTCCACACAATAGGAAATTCTCAACCCCCATCTGTCACCATTTCCGCAAAAGCTTTCGATATCTTTATGCAGGTGACCAGTTAGGATAATAACCTCTTTGAGACCCTCTCTCGCCAGCCACTCTAGCTGATGCTCTATGATCGGTTTACCACCGATAGGAACCAATACTTTGGGGAGCTTCTGAGTTAATGGTCCAAGACGTGAACCTTTCCCACCTGCCAATATGACTGCCTTCAAATGAATACCACTTTCTACCAAAGACCAAATAACCAAATGACCAAATGACCAAATGACCAAAGACGGCCTAAATTAATTCTTAGGCACAATTTTGACAAGTTGTGTGATTTGGTTGCAGAGCGCAAATTGAAAAAATATCTGATCCGCCTCAGACCAGCGGAACAGTAAGAGGCACGAGCTGTCTATTTTTTGGAATAAGCCTGCTGATAAAGTTCCTGTACAAAGCATTCCTTGTTGAACGATATTGAGATCCCGTATTATGACTAGTTAACCACCAAATTAAAGGTGAAAAGGCTGAATGAGCAACCAAAGCGAGCAAATTCCTGCTCCTGATCATCCAACGGATCGCAGTCTCGTGACACGAAAAATTGCGATTGGGGGAGTGTGGGCCTTTTTAGGTCGTATTGGCTCAGTTCTGCTCGTTGTAGCCGTTAATGGCCTCGCATCCCGACTGCTTTCACGCGAAGAAATGGGTGCTTATTTTATATGTCTGAGTTTTGTTGCTATTCTGAGCATTCTTGCTCAAGTGGGATTGAACCACAGCATCGTTAAGCTACTCGCGTCAGAGATGGCATTGGATAGAGCTGACAAGGCGAAGGCGCATATTCTTGCGGCCTTTAAGCTCGTTTTATTGTTGTCCTTGGGAATTGTTTTTTTATTTAGCAGTTCCCTCACGAAAGACTTTATCTATCGGTTTTTCAGTTCGAACCTGTTAAAAAATGAATTGGGTTGGGTTTCCCTTTGGGCTGTACTTTATTCCTTTCAAACACTCCTCGCAGAGATTTGGAGGGGACTCCAAAAAATTGATCATGCGACGGTATTTGGAGGTCTCTCCACCCAGTTTTTTACTTTAGCTTTTTTAGGCATATTAATTTTTCTCGGCCACTCAACCCATCTCCACGGTGTCGTTCTTATATCCATTTGCTCAATTTTTATTTCGATTCTGCTCAGTTTGTTATTGATGCTTCCACTGCTTGCCGAATTTGGAAAAGTAAGTCTCACTTCAACCAGGGAACTCATCGGCTTTTCATGGCCTTTTTTGTTTACCTCTATCACTTTATTTATGTTAAGCCAGGCTGATCTTTGGCTCGTCGGCTTTTTAAGCCCAGAAGCTGAGGTTGCCTACTACGGAGCGGCTGTCAGAATTACCCTTTTAACCACCATGCCACTCGCAATCGTAAATGCCGTCATCCCTCCTTTTTTGGCTGAAAGACACACCATCGGTGACAAACAAGGAATGGAAACCATCCTTCGCAGCTCCGCTCTCATCGCATTCCTCCCGGCTTTGCTTTTGTTCGTGATTTATTGGTTTTTTGGAGCGCAATTGCTTGAACTTGTGTTTGGCCTTGCTACGGCCAAGGCGCCCCGATACTTTTGATTTTAACTGGAGGCTATCTTGTTCACATTCTAGCCGGCTCTCCTGGATTCACGCTGATGATGACAGGCAACCAGAAGCCGATGATGATCATCACAATCACCGCAGCGATGAGTATGCTTCTCGTCGGTTACCTAGCGGGAAAAGCCATTGGCCCAATTGGAGTTGCCTGGGGGAGTTTTTTTCGGCCTCACTCTCCAAACACTTGGCATGTGGACATTCACAAAACTGCGACTCGGCGTTTGGACCCACCCCAAATTTGGTCGCATCTTTTTATTACGTGAAATCCTGCAGGGTCTCTTAATTTC encodes:
- a CDS encoding NAD-dependent epimerase/dehydratase family protein yields the protein MRVFLTGASGFVGSGLNRHFEKLGWSAFPFEGDILDSRGLAAALKNGDWDAVVHLAALSAYHICEADSGKTFQTNLAGTANLLEQMLKCKSKAHFIFASTAQVYDSVKGYAEVVLTEESPVRPGNVYSRSKLYAENSIRDFMEIYGGRATILRLFNHSHKSQGGDFFLPHVYNALMQSESMEVRVPVGNVDVRRDIGSVFDLVRAFELVVKSGANFSESSFVRLFNICSGQSRNLRSLAQTLASRLGKCIVFEVDAGRVRLDETPSIKSCFPDQLIEHRTEAVSDRGSVMGCHSKKLKSCHPTSY
- the gmd gene encoding GDP-mannose 4,6-dehydratase, whose amino-acid sequence is MKKALVTGITGQDGSYLAELLLEKGYKVYGLTRRSSTIVTDRISHILDKIELLSGDLLDQSSLLAAVEESKPDEIYNLAAQSFVQTSWHQPVLTAEFTATGVTRLLEAVRRVAPKARFYQASSSEMFGKVQEVPQSEATPFYPRSPYGVAKLYGHWITVNYRESFDMHASSGILFNHESPRRGIEFVTRKISYHVALIKHGLATELRLGNLDAKRDWGFAGDYVEAMWLILQQDTPGDYVVSTDEAHSVREFVELAFTRADLDYKKYVKIDERFYRPAEVDLLIGSSAKAQQKLGWEPKTSFNTLVNMMVDSDLAFVGKSRMGV
- a CDS encoding glycosyltransferase; amino-acid sequence: MIGIVIPSYNEHDGLVALCESVKATVKQSHMIVVVDDSPNLKTVDTLKDFKHPKLIVIHRKTKGGRGSAVIEGIEKCVNLGCTQIVEMDADFSHPTEELSLLMTEASQQRLGLLIGSRYLPQSQIINWPLSRRIFSRCANWLARRILGVPIHDYTNGYRCYSRAAAIHIVKTCGKLGKGFIALSEILVNLYFSGFTVSERPTVFRNRVRGESSVNLTEISGALVGLMRIYGLKRKLQAQNEQLARSNS
- a CDS encoding DegT/DnrJ/EryC1/StrS family aminotransferase, whose amino-acid sequence is MNNWQEAIVKEFKARQALQLANSAEFPLMENCFNEDEILAGVEVMLSGQLTMAKNVVDFEQDFCRRTGSPFAVMVNSGSSANLLAVAVAMNPLRKGYLKTGDEILLPAVCWSTSLWPLVQFGLKPVFVDVNPRTLNMDLSDAAKKITSKTRGVFTVHILGNSPDMGALQKFVSEHGLIHIEDTCESLGSTHNGKFLGNVGDMGCYSFYYSHHLTTGEGGMVTCKTQEDADLLRCLRAHGWTRNLSNRQEIENKHSEIDSRFLFVNSGFNLRPTDVAAAIGIVQLKKMGTMNSNRVKNYENLRLALTNHPHWRGQLEFIEPTPGTKPVWFGFCALLNQKFASDKKEYLSELSKCGIENRPIVSGNFVRQPALKLYGLEQNPEDFPGAEEIDKRGFFIGLHTTPLNAEKILRLADLLLKPLS
- a CDS encoding glycosyltransferase family 39 protein; this encodes MRVSWFRYVNLCLSLSWLALVYFFFDRHPWPWPDEALYADIAQNFVESGTMGISFFKGYFTQIESHQHFYPPFYFLSLALLLIIFPLSLISLRAFSLFCLVGTIFWIWKALNRQFKPISFLGMSLLILFDPVVLRGSLVGRMDTLGVLLILGSLLTLHVAERDSKGKKKIYHLLLTGILGSLAFLTHPMAWTAPATLGIYSLWALYKKSLTIHEVLLIASSGLIASMPYVVWVALDKAYFFEQFQAQVARKAFVSPKSISEGMSSYEVLFKQYSLIKPAGIFLAVLSWSGLIWFSLKDFKALKFVIAHLIAVCLASYSREMWYPLYFILTGSIGLLYLLDRCKPQVSSFLILSLLIIFSYSHLKKIEELRGFNYGLYCAEIVKMVGAEQRVFLASVPDPYFCFASKKISFGQFIPGAIPVNVEKAFKKFDEYKVFIGGEDWFGEHLKEYLTERAGQFKKQEGHFAGFPFKVWKRE
- a CDS encoding glycosyltransferase translates to MKIGLVIPCFNEAKRLDVKSFSQFLDEDKSFELVFCFVNDGSRDETGSVLKGISKKYPEQTLVIDRPNNLGKAASVREGILKLLSETQCDWLGFWDADLATPLSEIKSFRRIIEENPMVSLVMGARILRLGANIVRHWYRHYIGRVFATLASLVLGLPVYDTQCGAKIFRREIAQSIFLEPLTSRWLFDIELLFRIMTTPQYKEKGSAIIHELPLNQWHDIAGSKLRLSDFLMAPAELWNIKCMYSKKK
- a CDS encoding GHMP kinase; protein product: MIITKTPFRMSFLGGGSDLPGFYQQSPGATLSVTINKYMYISSHDFFERNQFRMKYSKTETVDSVAKIEHPILRRVIERLDIKGGLEVSSISDIPSGTGLGSSSCFTVGVLHNLYSRQGRFVTKEQIAREACEVEIQDLGEPIGKQDQYAAAYGGLNVISYSADERVKVEPLFLNPDYYEAFQEHLMLFYTGKNRPASAILSEQKANMMFPEKIERLKKMVELVSKGRETLHAGRFDAFGDLLHKGWVLKKGMARGVSSSDIDTQYQLAMDNGAFGGKVLGAGGGGFLLVCCPPEKREQIAKVLEANGMDHRPFRFENDGSKVIYAEQ
- a CDS encoding HAD-IIIA family hydrolase — its product is MVIWSFGHLVIWSLVESGIHLKAVILAGGKGSRLGPLTQKLPKVLVPIGGKPIIEHQLEWLAREGLKEVIILTGHLHKDIESFCGNGDRWGLRISYCVESEPLGTAGALKEAETQIRQESQSASSWPLPLPLPEGESLPFLVVYGDVMVDMNIESLWRFHFQKQNPCATLMVHPNDHPHDSDLVEFEDDFRISVFHGKPHDPGRFYHNQVNAAVYLLNPRIFNYLVNGKTLDLGRDVFPYLVSKESFYAYPSAEYLKDMGSPDRLLAVEEDYLSGKIKKLNRRNPRPAIFLDRDGVVCKHVDFLYDANKLELFDDVADALKRINKSGYLAIVVTNQPLVAKGFGTEKGIRELHKKMEFILGEKGAWFDSIYFCPHHPDGQDGGEKNAYACFCDCRKPAPGMLQRAAQFFNIDLSKSFIVGDTWRDIGTGRAAELRMCFGLAQGPGRVGEFKNEKPDRTFVQLSEAIDFILSIPNGELKK